The following coding sequences lie in one Capsicum annuum cultivar UCD-10X-F1 chromosome 5, UCD10Xv1.1, whole genome shotgun sequence genomic window:
- the LOC107870922 gene encoding uncharacterized protein LOC107870922, which translates to MKGGNRGKRAIMNGERRTVPNNELLAEVEKLQLTFAIEDLSEDENKAHDKDDGIRTMLDEIAEESFGNYSKETGNKVCSNISEKEATTFDKLLKEAKRELYPRCKKFFNLSFLVKFLYVKVYNQWSNKLFDMLLEFLKEALPTDETFPKSYYDQKNMLQSLGLGYISIHACKNNCVFY; encoded by the exons ATGAAAGGCGGCAATAGGGGCAAACGGGCAATAATGAACGGTGAACGAAGAACGGTACCCAACAACGAACTGTTGGCGGAAGTGGAGAAACTACAATTGACCTTTGCCATTGAAGATCTGAG TGAAGATGAAAACAAAGCCCATGATAAGGATGATGGGATTCGTACTATGTTAGACGAGATAGCTGAAGAATCTTTTGGCAATTATTCGAAGGAGACTGGTAATAAGGTGTGTAGTAATATAAGTGAGAAAGAAGCTACAACATTTGACAAATTGCTAAAAGAAGCTAAACGTGAATTATACCCGAGATGTAAGaaattttttaatctttcattTCTTGTAAAGTTTCTATACGTGAAAGTATACAATCAGTGGAGTAATAAATTATTTGATATGTTGTTGGAGTTTCTAAAAGAGGCATTGCCTACTGATGAGACATTTCCTAAGTCATATTATGATCAGAAAAACATGTTGCAGAGTTTGGGATTAGGATATATTTCGATCCATGCTTGTAAAAATAATTGTGTGTTTTACTAG